In the genome of Actinomadura luzonensis, the window CAGGAACGCCACCACGTGCGACACCTCCACCGGCTCCGCGAAGCGCTTGATCACCATCGCCTTCACGAACGCCGCCGCGTCCACCTCCCGCGCCAGATCCGGGTCCTGCACCATGGGCGTGTTGATCGCCCCGGGATGCACGGAGTTGACCCGGATGCCGAGCCGGGCCAGCTCCCGCGCCGCCGACTTCGTGACCCCGCGCAGCCCGAACTTCGAGGCCGCGTACGCCGACAGCCCCTCCGCGCCGATGAGGCCCTCGATGGAGGAGATGTTGACGATCGAGCCCCCGCCGGCCGCGCGCATGGGCTCGATCACGGACCTGATCCCCAGCCAGGCGCCCTTGAGGTTGACGCCGAGGATCAGGTCGAAGTCCTCGGGCGGCATGTCGGCGATGCGGCCGTAACGCAGGATGCCGGCGTTGTTGACCAGCACGTCCAGCTGGCCGTGCAGCGCCGTCGCGGTGCCCACGGCCTGCTCCCACGCGGCCGGGTCGCGCACGTCGTGCCGCACGT includes:
- a CDS encoding glucose 1-dehydrogenase, whose protein sequence is MGLLDGKVALITGGARGMGAAHVRLFLAEGARVVFGDVRDEEGKALAEETGAAYVRHDVRDPAAWEQAVGTATALHGQLDVLVNNAGILRYGRIADMPPEDFDLILGVNLKGAWLGIRSVIEPMRAAGGGSIVNISSIEGLIGAEGLSAYAASKFGLRGVTKSAARELARLGIRVNSVHPGAINTPMVQDPDLAREVDAAAFVKAMVIKRFAEPVEVSHVVAFLASDRSSYCTGSEFTVDGGLLTGAGY